One Qiania dongpingensis genomic window carries:
- a CDS encoding sensor histidine kinase, with protein MKGLIVLVILETLCIFFLILALFHAAKAVKRFIETHHYDMESDTKKRLPISALVTGLLEHIVENSKKQVNYSLLQKQAELAAMQNQIGPHFLYNTLDSIRGLALDENALQTTSVIEALSSMLRYSISQNGNFSTVQKELDNLKDYTDIMKYRLKVPFSIEIDESLDDEAIKSYIIPKLVFQPIVENAIYHGFDKSRENNSIYLSARCTDVHLILIIRDNGTGMDEEELIKYSRRLLESTGEIQNYQVDSGEKSIGLININQRIQLMFGSRYGLTVYSLKNFGTEVQIKLPIVPSEESLRFLGDGL; from the coding sequence ATGAAGGGCTTAATTGTATTGGTGATCCTGGAAACTCTGTGCATTTTTTTTCTGATCCTGGCTCTGTTTCATGCAGCAAAGGCTGTCAAAAGATTTATAGAGACCCATCATTACGATATGGAATCGGATACGAAAAAGCGTCTTCCTATATCGGCATTGGTGACAGGGCTTTTGGAACACATTGTTGAAAATTCCAAGAAGCAGGTAAATTATTCCCTGCTTCAAAAGCAGGCGGAGCTGGCGGCAATGCAGAATCAGATCGGCCCCCATTTTCTCTACAATACGCTGGACTCCATCAGAGGGCTTGCATTGGACGAAAACGCGCTCCAGACGACATCAGTGATTGAGGCGCTGTCTTCCATGCTGCGGTACAGCATCAGTCAGAATGGAAACTTTTCAACCGTGCAGAAGGAACTGGACAACCTTAAGGACTATACGGATATTATGAAATACAGATTAAAGGTCCCTTTTTCCATCGAGATTGACGAGAGCCTGGATGACGAAGCCATTAAGTCCTATATTATACCAAAGCTGGTTTTTCAGCCCATAGTGGAGAACGCGATCTATCATGGGTTTGATAAGAGCAGAGAAAATAACAGTATTTATCTTTCCGCCAGATGTACCGATGTCCATTTGATCCTCATTATCAGGGATAATGGAACAGGAATGGACGAGGAGGAGCTTATTAAGTACAGTCGGAGACTTTTGGAAAGCACCGGGGAAATACAGAATTACCAGGTGGACAGCGGAGAAAAATCCATCGGCCTTATCAATATCAATCAAAGAATCCAGCTAATGTTCGGAAGCCGCTATGGATTGACTGTGTACAGCCTGAAAAATTTTGGGACAGAGGTGCAGATCAAGCTGCCCATAGTCCCATCGGAGGAGTCTCTGCGGTTTCTCGGTGACGGGCTATGA
- a CDS encoding ABC transporter permease: MNKTVDMRANKKTHIIQTIFKKYMIYILFIAIFAISSFASPAFLKVSNLVNILRQTAIYAIIAFPITMLIISGVTDLSPGSVAAFTGVAGIVAYVDMTTKMGVNPVLAGLMAVAYSILLGIIIGFVNGIIITKFKVPAFMATLAMMTSIRGAALLYTGGNVIYQIGDIAVLGKGSVLGIPIPVLIMLILFVIFTILLKKTMYGRYIYAIGGNEEAAVASGINVNKIRMISYIVQGAMGGLAGILLMCRLNTGQPTAGEGYEFDAITGAVLGGTSFTGGEGTMFGTLVGILIVGMINNIFNLLSVQSYYHQILKGVLIVVAVIIDMRGKNSKVTA; the protein is encoded by the coding sequence ATGAACAAGACAGTCGATATGAGGGCTAATAAAAAAACGCATATTATTCAAACAATATTTAAAAAATATATGATCTATATTCTGTTTATCGCGATTTTCGCTATCAGCTCCTTTGCGAGTCCGGCCTTCTTAAAGGTCAGCAATCTGGTGAATATTCTGCGTCAGACGGCAATTTACGCGATCATCGCATTTCCCATCACCATGCTGATCATTTCCGGCGTGACCGACCTCTCCCCCGGGTCCGTAGCGGCCTTTACCGGTGTCGCCGGTATCGTCGCATATGTGGATATGACAACAAAAATGGGAGTGAATCCGGTCCTGGCGGGACTTATGGCAGTCGCCTATTCTATTCTTCTGGGCATTATCATCGGATTTGTGAACGGGATCATCATCACGAAATTTAAGGTCCCGGCTTTCATGGCGACTCTGGCAATGATGACCTCGATCCGCGGCGCCGCTCTCTTGTACACAGGCGGGAACGTGATCTACCAGATCGGCGATATCGCGGTTTTGGGCAAAGGCTCCGTCCTCGGGATTCCCATTCCCGTGTTGATCATGCTGATTTTGTTCGTGATTTTCACGATCCTTTTAAAGAAGACCATGTATGGCCGGTATATCTACGCCATCGGAGGCAATGAAGAGGCGGCGGTGGCCTCCGGCATCAATGTGAATAAGATTCGTATGATTTCTTATATCGTTCAGGGAGCGATGGGAGGCCTGGCCGGAATCCTTCTGATGTGCCGTCTGAACACAGGACAGCCTACAGCAGGAGAGGGTTACGAGTTTGACGCGATCACCGGCGCGGTGCTTGGAGGCACAAGCTTCACCGGAGGCGAGGGCACGATGTTTGGCACCCTGGTCGGTATTTTGATCGTGGGTATGATCAATAATATCTTCAATCTCTTGTCCGTGCAGTCTTATTATCATCAGATTTTAAAAGGCGTTTTAATCGTGGTGGCCGTTATCATCGATATGCGGGGAAAGAATTCCAAGGTTACAGCTTAA
- a CDS encoding response regulator transcription factor: MRNIQIYGRDIKIKLKVLIVDDEIYICKLIRSLIEWERLNLTCLTPCQSADEAMVAIEYQMPNIVITDIRLGDKDGKDGLELARLLSEQYSDIRCILISGYQRFEYAQNAIKYGVKDYLLKPVNKEELNHCLETAARDVRSHLFQIEEVPSSKSAREYFLLKLAYKNQDFITCTLTEVNEKYAYHFSDSCFLLGILKLDDVGRVCRRSEAAFEKIKKLFRRVFEEICSDLEIVLENADLEKFIFLLNYSRANRSKAASRLVRFRELVSLMAKRRREICVTISKYELPFSVDGFVQAYSACTALAAGRIMLGTDRILEANESAGLPEDEKIGLEPEKYNLSHYIDILDLDGIRESCISVFREAYSRFERSPHKVTDWFYEFFTFFISCMKRHHADFEIKAPEEYSYIQGIRHYPSLKILEEKFLEEVSRVVRGYLDNKQKPANQMIQEINKYIYNNYPLKISLDSIARHVHLSSAYLGILYKKETKTNITDAIAMVRIEKAKEKISQSDDSIAEIAISVGYKDIKSFRRQFLKNVGVTPSEYREFHR, from the coding sequence ATGCGAAATATACAGATTTATGGGAGGGACATTAAAATCAAACTTAAGGTACTGATCGTAGACGATGAGATTTATATTTGTAAGCTGATCCGCTCCTTGATTGAATGGGAGAGACTGAACCTGACTTGTCTGACTCCATGCCAGTCGGCGGATGAAGCTATGGTAGCAATTGAGTACCAGATGCCGAATATTGTTATCACGGACATTCGATTGGGCGATAAGGACGGAAAAGACGGGCTGGAGCTTGCCAGGCTTTTATCAGAGCAATATTCGGATATCCGCTGTATCCTGATCAGCGGCTATCAGCGTTTTGAGTACGCGCAGAATGCCATCAAATATGGTGTGAAGGATTATCTGCTGAAGCCGGTCAACAAAGAAGAACTGAATCATTGTCTGGAAACGGCGGCCCGGGATGTCCGGTCCCATCTGTTCCAGATCGAGGAGGTTCCCTCCAGCAAAAGCGCGCGCGAGTATTTTCTTTTAAAGCTGGCATATAAGAATCAGGATTTTATCACCTGCACTCTTACGGAGGTCAATGAAAAATACGCGTACCATTTTTCGGATTCCTGTTTCCTTCTGGGGATTCTAAAGCTGGACGACGTGGGACGCGTCTGCAGGAGGTCGGAGGCGGCTTTTGAAAAGATCAAAAAATTATTCAGAAGGGTATTCGAAGAGATTTGCAGCGATCTGGAGATTGTACTGGAAAACGCGGACCTGGAAAAGTTTATTTTCCTCTTAAATTATTCCAGGGCAAACCGTTCCAAGGCCGCATCCCGCCTTGTGCGGTTCCGGGAGCTGGTCTCGCTGATGGCGAAGCGCCGAAGAGAAATCTGCGTGACGATCTCCAAGTATGAACTGCCATTTTCTGTGGATGGATTTGTGCAGGCCTACAGCGCCTGTACCGCATTGGCGGCTGGAAGGATCATGCTGGGAACGGACAGGATACTGGAGGCCAATGAAAGCGCAGGCCTTCCGGAGGACGAGAAGATAGGGCTGGAGCCGGAAAAGTATAATTTGTCCCATTATATTGATATTTTAGATCTGGACGGAATCAGAGAATCGTGTATATCAGTCTTCCGGGAGGCCTATTCCAGATTTGAAAGAAGTCCCCATAAGGTCACAGACTGGTTTTATGAATTTTTCACGTTTTTTATAAGCTGCATGAAGCGGCACCACGCCGATTTTGAGATAAAGGCGCCGGAGGAATACTCCTATATTCAGGGAATTCGGCATTATCCGTCCTTGAAAATATTGGAGGAAAAATTTCTGGAGGAGGTTTCTAGAGTTGTCCGCGGTTATTTGGATAACAAGCAGAAGCCGGCAAATCAGATGATACAGGAGATCAACAAATATATTTATAACAATTATCCTCTGAAGATTTCTCTGGACAGCATTGCCCGCCATGTCCATCTCAGCAGCGCGTATTTGGGGATTCTTTATAAGAAAGAAACAAAGACTAATATCACAGATGCTATCGCAATGGTGAGAATTGAAAAAGCGAAGGAAAAGATTTCTCAAAGCGATGACAGTATCGCAGAGATCGCCATATCGGTGGGATATAAAGATATCAAGAGCTTTCGCAGGCAGTTCCTGAAAAATGTAGGCGTCACTCCGTCGGAATACCGCGAGTTCCATCGTTGA
- a CDS encoding sugar ABC transporter ATP-binding protein, which yields MMERTALLEMKNISKSFPGVRALDHVNLKVEKGEVHILVGENGAGKSTLIKILCGLHTDYEGEIVIEGEKVSLKDPHDALKYGIATIHQELNQVPTMTIAENLFLGREPLGRGNMLIDDRRIYKEAKAILEAQGLTYDPHMLVRNLTVSQMQMIEIAKSVSQNARIIIMDEPTSAITDAEVKVLFQCIKRLKSEGVGIIYISHRLEEMFEIGDKVTILRDGQYIDTKDVKDVTRGDIIKMMVGRELNNIYPEKKHKVTDKVVLEVKNLTGHKRFENISFKLHAGEILGLAGLMGAGRTEIARALFGLDPIHSGEVYLEGKKIAIKNTSDAMKHGIMMATEDRKRYGLVLKATIGENIGLPNLKQFLGKSGFLLSDKKEREKEREVFDELGVKAPSMHTRASALSGGNQQKVVLAKWILANPKVFILDEPTRGIDVGAKYEIYKIMTELASKGMAIIMISSELPEVIGMCDRVIVMREHYLSGEVSGEEINQEYIMEFASANVEELRKANAR from the coding sequence ATGATGGAACGGACAGCGTTGTTGGAAATGAAAAACATTTCTAAATCTTTTCCAGGCGTCCGGGCGCTGGATCATGTCAATCTGAAAGTGGAAAAAGGAGAAGTCCATATTCTGGTAGGTGAAAACGGCGCGGGAAAATCAACCTTGATAAAAATTCTTTGCGGACTTCATACAGACTATGAAGGCGAAATTGTCATAGAGGGCGAAAAGGTAAGCCTGAAGGATCCGCATGACGCTCTGAAGTATGGGATTGCAACGATCCATCAGGAACTGAATCAGGTTCCTACTATGACGATCGCGGAAAATCTGTTTCTGGGACGAGAACCTTTGGGCAGGGGAAACATGCTGATCGACGACAGGAGGATTTACAAAGAAGCGAAGGCGATCTTGGAAGCCCAGGGGCTTACTTATGATCCGCATATGCTGGTGCGGAATCTGACGGTATCCCAGATGCAAATGATCGAGATCGCGAAATCTGTGTCTCAGAACGCCAGGATCATCATCATGGATGAGCCGACCTCGGCCATCACCGACGCGGAGGTAAAAGTACTCTTTCAATGTATTAAGAGGCTGAAATCGGAAGGCGTAGGCATTATTTATATATCCCATCGCCTGGAGGAAATGTTTGAGATCGGAGATAAGGTGACGATCCTGCGCGACGGCCAATACATAGACACAAAGGATGTTAAAGATGTTACCCGGGGCGATATCATCAAGATGATGGTCGGACGTGAGCTGAACAATATTTATCCCGAAAAGAAACACAAGGTGACGGACAAGGTGGTTCTCGAGGTGAAGAACCTCACCGGACATAAACGGTTTGAAAATATAAGCTTTAAGCTTCACGCCGGAGAAATTCTGGGCTTGGCGGGCCTGATGGGCGCGGGGAGAACGGAAATCGCAAGAGCGCTTTTCGGTCTGGACCCCATTCATTCCGGAGAGGTCTATCTGGAAGGTAAAAAAATAGCCATAAAGAACACCTCCGACGCGATGAAACACGGCATCATGATGGCCACTGAGGACAGGAAGCGGTACGGGCTGGTACTTAAGGCGACCATCGGCGAAAACATCGGGCTTCCCAATTTAAAGCAGTTCCTTGGAAAAAGCGGATTCCTTTTAAGCGATAAAAAGGAACGGGAAAAGGAGAGGGAGGTATTCGATGAGCTGGGTGTAAAGGCGCCCAGTATGCATACAAGGGCCAGCGCGCTGTCCGGCGGCAACCAGCAGAAGGTCGTGCTGGCAAAATGGATTCTGGCAAACCCTAAGGTATTTATTTTGGATGAACCGACCAGGGGCATCGATGTCGGGGCAAAATATGAGATCTACAAGATCATGACGGAGCTGGCCTCCAAGGGGATGGCGATCATCATGATCTCATCAGAGCTTCCGGAAGTCATCGGCATGTGTGACAGAGTGATCGTTATGCGTGAGCACTATCTGTCCGGAGAGGTGAGCGGAGAGGAAATCAACCAGGAATATATCATGGAATTTGCATCTGCCAATGTGGAGGAACTGAGGAAGGCAAATGCGAGGTAG
- a CDS encoding sugar ABC transporter ATP-binding protein translates to MKKTQREALELRNLCFSCEAGEYFNINLDAYRGEIHGISMPGVPVKSPFYDLFKGKALLRSGSVYIGGTAAGTKTVKKLLSQNIYVIGYDSSLISSLTLAENLYLVDHRQPLFRPLEKSDLYTKAEAVFRKFEMEKILNPHGYPDRLTPAQKHIVELMRAYVQNPWVIYMENITLIYSREEMELWGKIVRDLAKRGEFAVLLALNTEQELKPDILDRVTVMRSKTTVMELSERPFRVSQPLPVLVGGPQLEKKEGLRRKLLFSVSHLTGGYRIKDLSFSLLAGETVGVFNPSVFDGQELMDILLSKIPDLPAGVIPYGGNMLFYNCSLFQNVVLRLPDSIRRAGFRSRKRVTKFLYDNVLKAIHGRDLLELYGDCRRLPEGRVTKEQSVRIQTARWLFYGVKLLIFVSPESHYDTQNFYKFSLLLEDIREQEVTVLIFSENLEFLRKCSERIIEVRDGILKELT, encoded by the coding sequence ATGAAAAAAACGCAGAGGGAAGCGCTGGAGCTTCGGAATTTGTGCTTTTCCTGTGAGGCGGGAGAGTATTTCAATATAAATCTGGACGCTTACCGGGGGGAGATCCATGGAATTTCGATGCCTGGTGTACCGGTCAAAAGTCCTTTTTATGATCTTTTTAAAGGAAAAGCCCTTTTAAGATCCGGTTCTGTATATATCGGAGGGACAGCTGCGGGGACGAAAACCGTGAAAAAGCTGCTGAGTCAGAATATTTATGTGATTGGATATGACAGCAGCCTGATCTCTTCGCTGACATTGGCGGAAAATCTGTATCTGGTGGACCATAGGCAGCCCTTATTCCGTCCTCTGGAGAAAAGTGATCTGTATACAAAGGCAGAGGCAGTCTTCCGGAAGTTCGAGATGGAAAAGATCTTGAATCCCCATGGATATCCTGATCGGCTTACTCCGGCCCAGAAACATATTGTCGAGCTGATGCGGGCCTATGTTCAGAATCCCTGGGTAATATACATGGAAAATATCACGCTGATCTATTCCCGGGAGGAAATGGAACTCTGGGGAAAAATCGTAAGGGACTTGGCAAAGAGAGGGGAGTTTGCCGTTTTGCTTGCGCTGAATACAGAGCAGGAACTGAAGCCGGATATTTTGGACCGCGTTACGGTCATGAGGAGCAAAACGACGGTGATGGAGCTCTCGGAACGGCCTTTTCGCGTATCTCAGCCTTTGCCAGTGCTGGTCGGCGGTCCCCAACTGGAAAAAAAAGAGGGACTGCGGAGAAAGCTGCTGTTCTCTGTTTCTCATCTGACGGGAGGATACCGGATAAAGGACCTCAGTTTTTCACTGCTGGCAGGGGAAACGGTGGGGGTCTTTAATCCATCCGTATTCGATGGACAGGAGCTTATGGATATTCTGCTGTCCAAAATCCCGGACTTACCGGCGGGTGTCATCCCCTACGGGGGAAATATGCTCTTTTATAATTGTTCCTTATTCCAAAATGTCGTATTGCGGCTGCCGGACAGCATCAGGCGGGCAGGATTTCGTTCTCGGAAACGTGTAACGAAATTTCTCTATGATAATGTATTGAAGGCGATTCACGGAAGAGACCTTTTGGAGCTTTATGGAGACTGCAGGCGTTTGCCCGAGGGGAGGGTGACAAAAGAGCAGAGCGTTCGTATCCAGACGGCGAGGTGGCTGTTTTATGGGGTCAAGCTTCTGATATTTGTTTCACCGGAAAGCCATTATGATACCCAGAACTTTTACAAGTTCAGCCTGCTCTTAGAGGATATCCGGGAACAGGAAGTGACTGTCCTTATTTTTTCTGAAAATCTGGAATTTTTGAGGAAATGCAGTGAAAGGATCATCGAGGTGCGGGATGGGATACTTAAGGAACTTACGTAA
- a CDS encoding sugar ABC transporter substrate-binding protein, whose protein sequence is MKKFLSLVLAAVMVLSLAACGGGKKDKATDAAGTTKAAETTKAAETTKAAESKTESKETTTAADSGKTFKIGFAAKGLSDAFTSMEASEYMRQAKENWAGKLEVLQVDCEFDTNKQIEVLENFIAQDVDAIICQTDDPEAILPIVEECKAKGIHFINDLAVDCDWAYEVESDPQDDGELLGEYAVKWLDEKKIENPTILFMQGEVGNQHANAREKYCKEKLEAAGYKVTDTNTANWQRDEAIALMENWCQVYDKIDAVICANDEMSLGVVQVLEQEGRLDGTMVISVDALAGAVKSVADGKLTMTIGKDIVAGCDMSLQLAYDLCSGVDRSADKLQKVPKDIITLDDQKTLQKWIDIHTAAGTYQ, encoded by the coding sequence ATGAAGAAATTTTTGTCACTGGTGTTAGCAGCAGTCATGGTATTGTCTCTGGCAGCCTGCGGAGGCGGAAAAAAGGACAAGGCCACAGATGCGGCAGGGACCACCAAAGCAGCCGAAACGACCAAGGCGGCCGAGACGACGAAAGCAGCTGAGTCAAAGACGGAATCCAAAGAGACAACGACAGCGGCTGATTCTGGGAAGACCTTTAAGATTGGTTTTGCGGCCAAAGGCCTTTCCGATGCGTTCACGTCCATGGAGGCCTCAGAGTACATGAGACAGGCCAAGGAAAACTGGGCGGGAAAGCTTGAAGTGCTCCAGGTGGACTGCGAGTTTGACACAAATAAGCAGATTGAGGTCCTTGAAAACTTCATCGCACAGGACGTTGACGCGATCATCTGCCAGACAGACGATCCCGAAGCGATTCTTCCTATTGTAGAGGAGTGTAAAGCGAAAGGAATCCACTTTATCAATGACTTGGCGGTTGACTGTGACTGGGCGTACGAGGTGGAGTCGGATCCTCAGGACGACGGCGAGCTTCTTGGCGAATACGCGGTGAAGTGGCTGGATGAAAAGAAGATCGAGAATCCTACGATCCTGTTCATGCAGGGAGAAGTTGGAAACCAGCACGCGAATGCCCGCGAAAAATACTGTAAAGAAAAACTGGAAGCCGCCGGTTATAAGGTGACAGATACTAATACGGCCAACTGGCAGAGAGACGAGGCTATTGCCCTCATGGAAAACTGGTGCCAGGTATATGACAAGATCGACGCCGTCATCTGCGCGAACGATGAGATGAGCCTTGGCGTTGTTCAGGTCCTTGAGCAGGAAGGAAGGCTCGACGGTACTATGGTCATTTCCGTGGATGCCCTGGCCGGCGCTGTTAAGTCCGTAGCGGACGGCAAGCTGACCATGACCATTGGCAAAGATATCGTAGCCGGCTGTGACATGTCCTTACAGCTTGCATATGACCTCTGCAGCGGTGTTGACCGGTCCGCAGATAAGCTTCAGAAGGTTCCTAAGGATATCATCACTCTCGACGATCAGAAGACTCTCCAGAAATGGATCGATATCCATACAGCGGCCGGTACCTATCAGTAA
- a CDS encoding rhamnulokinase → MAAEKHFIAVDCGSSNGKMVDIAYDGNKIRIAGSKPFSYEPVTILGCMYTDIMHIYNQVMYRFKEFVLERGKGAVESIGVTTWGGDYGLFGENGQLLSNMFQHRDKRTIQIKKEFFSLLSHKELYYGTGSIYFLGLGSSQLLADKRFSPVYEKTKFLLGTAGVLTYFLSGCPVMDDTMASTLGFTNLETTAYNTELLYKLGLRTDIFREFKAAGSIIGEVAPGVGDYIGDGSIKVVLDTGHDTPAALPAVSGLDERTMFISMGTMMLAGVETEHPRVNDKLFEGGFRTVKCAFGKYTTYRDVQGFWIMNQCMKGFQDRGYAYSFDDLEAMARRLPAAKCAVNPNDPMFYHRSSDMVGRVQDYCRETGQYVPGRPEEVYRCLIDSYALAARNCAEEMEAGLGTKFERIRLFNGGCQCDLLGETISACTGLPLDSGIRYATAAGNALMQIYAAGEAGSEDEMKELSGRSFGMKDLTCDDKDFWDEMYAKYTDLWEGH, encoded by the coding sequence ATGGCGGCAGAAAAACATTTTATTGCAGTAGACTGCGGCTCCAGCAATGGAAAGATGGTGGATATTGCATACGACGGCAATAAGATCCGCATTGCGGGTTCAAAGCCGTTTTCTTACGAGCCGGTGACAATTTTGGGATGTATGTATACGGATATCATGCACATTTATAACCAGGTGATGTACAGGTTTAAGGAATTTGTACTGGAAAGGGGAAAAGGGGCCGTCGAATCCATCGGTGTGACGACCTGGGGCGGAGATTATGGGCTGTTCGGGGAGAACGGCCAGCTTTTATCCAACATGTTCCAGCACAGGGACAAAAGAACGATCCAAATAAAAAAAGAGTTTTTTTCCCTCCTGTCTCATAAAGAACTGTATTATGGGACTGGAAGCATATATTTTCTGGGGCTTGGTTCCTCCCAGCTTCTGGCAGATAAAAGGTTTTCTCCGGTTTATGAAAAGACAAAATTTCTCCTGGGAACAGCCGGAGTCCTTACTTATTTCCTTTCGGGATGTCCGGTCATGGACGATACGATGGCCTCTACCCTGGGATTTACCAATTTGGAAACGACGGCCTATAATACGGAACTGCTTTATAAATTGGGACTCAGGACAGATATTTTCCGTGAGTTTAAAGCGGCAGGAAGTATAATAGGGGAAGTGGCTCCGGGTGTGGGAGATTACATAGGCGACGGAAGCATCAAAGTGGTGCTGGACACAGGACACGACACGCCGGCGGCGCTTCCCGCTGTTTCAGGCCTGGATGAAAGAACGATGTTCATCAGCATGGGAACCATGATGCTGGCGGGTGTCGAGACAGAACATCCCAGGGTGAACGACAAACTGTTCGAGGGAGGATTCCGAACGGTGAAGTGTGCCTTTGGAAAATACACCACTTATCGGGATGTCCAGGGCTTCTGGATCATGAATCAATGTATGAAGGGCTTCCAGGACAGGGGATATGCGTATTCCTTCGATGATCTGGAGGCCATGGCCAGGAGGCTTCCTGCGGCGAAATGTGCCGTCAACCCCAATGATCCCATGTTTTATCACAGGAGCTCTGACATGGTGGGCAGAGTGCAGGACTATTGCCGGGAGACAGGACAGTATGTTCCCGGACGGCCGGAGGAGGTTTACCGTTGTCTCATCGACAGCTATGCGCTTGCGGCCCGAAACTGTGCCGAGGAAATGGAGGCCGGGCTGGGGACAAAATTCGAGAGGATCAGGCTTTTTAACGGCGGATGCCAGTGCGATCTTCTGGGGGAAACAATCTCAGCCTGCACAGGGCTTCCTTTGGATTCAGGCATCCGTTATGCCACCGCCGCCGGAAATGCGCTGATGCAGATCTACGCCGCCGGAGAAGCAGGTTCAGAGGACGAGATGAAAGAGTTATCCGGCAGATCGTTCGGAATGAAGGATCTAACCTGCGATGACAAGGATTTCTGGGATGAGATGTATGCGAAATATACAGATTTATGGGAGGGACATTAA
- the mtnK gene encoding S-methyl-5-thioribose kinase translates to MSKYDSYFLMGVEDAADYVKEKLPSFQKGAVLSCQEIGDGNLNYVFRVKDARTGTTVIVKQAGEETRISREMKLSTDRGRIESRILRLQAQSAPGMVPAVYLYDSVMCAMLMEDMDGHTMMRTGLMNHEIYPMFGEQITNFLVNSLLDSTDVVMDHKAKKERVREFINPDLCEISENLVYGEPYVDYNHRNNVFPPNAEFVEREIYQDKELRLEAAKLKFEFMNHAQALIHGDLHTGSIFINQEHLFVFDPEFAFYGPMGYDVGNVIANLFFAWCNGDAVIEGEEEREKFCGWVKQTIEEIVDKFIIKFKKAFMERVTDIMAKTEGFLDYYLDSVLSDTAAAAGLESIRRIVGMANVKDITAIADERKRVRAERIILTLAKDYVKNRSSFKCGKDYLEAIEKAVSQFG, encoded by the coding sequence ATGTCGAAGTACGACAGCTATTTTTTAATGGGTGTGGAGGATGCAGCCGACTATGTGAAGGAAAAACTTCCTTCTTTCCAGAAAGGGGCGGTCTTGAGCTGCCAGGAGATTGGAGACGGAAATCTCAATTATGTGTTCCGGGTGAAGGATGCAAGGACGGGGACCACCGTTATTGTCAAACAGGCAGGGGAAGAAACGAGGATTTCCAGAGAAATGAAGCTTTCCACTGACAGAGGGAGGATAGAGTCCAGGATCCTGCGGCTCCAGGCACAAAGCGCGCCGGGGATGGTGCCGGCGGTTTATCTGTATGACAGCGTCATGTGCGCGATGCTGATGGAGGATATGGACGGCCATACAATGATGAGGACAGGCCTGATGAATCATGAGATATATCCCATGTTCGGGGAGCAGATCACGAATTTTCTTGTCAATTCCCTGCTGGATTCCACGGATGTGGTGATGGATCATAAAGCCAAAAAGGAAAGAGTCAGAGAATTTATCAATCCTGATCTTTGCGAGATCAGTGAGAATTTAGTCTATGGCGAACCATACGTGGACTATAACCACAGAAATAATGTTTTCCCCCCTAATGCAGAATTTGTTGAAAGGGAAATATACCAAGATAAGGAACTGCGGCTGGAGGCGGCCAAGCTTAAATTTGAATTCATGAACCACGCCCAGGCGCTGATTCATGGCGATCTGCATACAGGTTCCATATTTATCAATCAAGAGCATCTTTTTGTTTTTGACCCGGAGTTCGCCTTCTACGGACCCATGGGCTATGATGTGGGAAACGTTATCGCCAATCTGTTTTTTGCCTGGTGCAACGGCGACGCCGTCATTGAGGGCGAAGAGGAACGGGAGAAATTCTGTGGATGGGTAAAGCAGACTATTGAGGAGATCGTGGATAAATTTATCATCAAGTTTAAAAAAGCTTTTATGGAAAGGGTAACGGACATCATGGCGAAGACCGAAGGATTTTTGGATTATTATCTGGATTCAGTGCTGTCCGATACAGCGGCGGCGGCTGGTCTGGAAAGTATCCGGCGCATCGTGGGGATGGCCAATGTAAAGGATATTACGGCCATAGCGGATGAGAGAAAACGAGTGAGAGCGGAGCGGATCATACTTACGCTGGCGAAAGACTATGTAAAGAACCGGTCTTCTTTTAAATGTGGAAAAGATTATCTGGAAGCGATAGAAAAAGCGGTTTCACAGTTTGGGTAG